The Verrucomicrobiia bacterium genome includes a window with the following:
- a CDS encoding shikimate kinase → MNSSRQIHNLALIGFMGTGKSTVGRLVADQLRFEFLDTDELIESRAGKTIAAIFANDGEPAFREQERKIVEELNSRRHLVISAGGGLGANPANIANLKQHALVICLWASPEKIWERVRTQTHRPLLREADPLAKIRSLLLVREPVYKQADVLLNTESRPLKEVAAQVLHQFQSARSRVP, encoded by the coding sequence ATGAACAGCTCGCGGCAAATCCATAACCTTGCGCTGATCGGCTTCATGGGCACGGGCAAGTCCACCGTTGGTCGGCTGGTCGCGGACCAATTACGTTTCGAATTTCTCGACACGGATGAATTGATCGAGTCGCGCGCGGGCAAAACCATCGCGGCGATTTTTGCGAACGACGGCGAACCGGCGTTTCGCGAACAGGAGCGAAAGATTGTGGAGGAATTAAATTCGCGGCGGCACCTGGTGATTTCCGCCGGCGGCGGCCTGGGCGCGAATCCTGCGAATATCGCCAATCTCAAGCAGCACGCGCTGGTGATTTGTTTATGGGCATCGCCGGAAAAAATCTGGGAACGCGTCCGCACGCAGACGCATCGTCCGCTGTTGCGCGAGGCCGATCCGCTCGCAAAAATCCGTTCGCTGCTGCTGGTGCGCGAGCCGGTTTATAAGCAGGCCGATGTGCTGTTGAACACGGAGTCACGGCCGCTCAAGGAAGTGGCGGCCCAGGTGCTGCATCAATTTCAATCCGCGCGCTCGCGGGTGCCGTGA
- the queG gene encoding tRNA epoxyqueuosine(34) reductase QueG: MKTAIQQRALELGFDDCRFAAASPPATAPHFADWLAKKQHGEMAYLERNAHKRMDPQQVLAGAKTIISLAVSYDAAEAKKVATSCEGVVARYARFGDYHDIMGERLKTLVDFVTQLGGKGARSLWYVDTGPLLERDIAQRAGVGFVGKHTNVISRRLGNWIFLAEILTTLELAPDAAEKNRCGSCERCISACPTEAITAPFQLDARRCISYLTIELKGAIPVELRPAIGQRIYGCDDCLAACPWNRFAQEGRLMREHARADLATPDLLELLSLDDAAFKERFRGTPMLRTKRRGLLRNVCVALGNSGDKSALPALKRASEDAEPLIAEHARWAVEQIED, encoded by the coding sequence GTGAAGACCGCCATTCAACAGCGCGCTCTCGAGCTTGGCTTCGATGATTGCCGTTTCGCCGCGGCGTCACCGCCCGCGACGGCTCCACACTTTGCCGATTGGCTCGCGAAAAAGCAGCATGGCGAAATGGCATATCTCGAGCGCAACGCGCACAAACGCATGGATCCTCAACAAGTTCTCGCCGGAGCGAAGACGATTATTTCGCTGGCGGTTTCGTATGATGCGGCGGAGGCGAAGAAAGTTGCCACCTCGTGTGAAGGAGTCGTGGCGCGGTACGCGCGGTTTGGGGATTACCATGACATCATGGGCGAGCGGTTGAAGACGCTGGTGGACTTTGTGACGCAACTCGGCGGCAAAGGTGCGCGGTCGCTTTGGTATGTGGACACGGGGCCGTTATTGGAGCGCGATATTGCGCAACGCGCGGGTGTGGGATTTGTCGGCAAGCACACGAACGTCATTAGCCGGCGTCTAGGCAACTGGATTTTTTTGGCGGAAATCTTGACGACGCTTGAGTTGGCGCCGGACGCGGCGGAGAAAAATCGTTGCGGCTCGTGCGAGCGTTGCATCAGCGCGTGTCCCACGGAAGCGATCACCGCACCGTTTCAACTCGACGCGCGGCGGTGTATTTCGTATCTCACGATCGAATTGAAAGGCGCGATTCCCGTGGAGCTTCGGCCCGCGATTGGGCAACGGATTTATGGGTGCGATGATTGCCTGGCGGCGTGTCCGTGGAATCGTTTTGCGCAGGAGGGGCGGCTGATGCGTGAACACGCGCGCGCGGATTTGGCCACACCGGATTTGCTGGAATTGTTGTCGCTCGATGACGCGGCGTTCAAGGAGCGTTTTCGTGGCACGCCGATGTTGCGGACGAAACGGCGCGGACTGTTAAGAAATGTTTGTGTCGCTTTGGGAAACAGCGGGGATAAATCCGCTTTGCCGGCGTTGAAGCGGGCGTCTGAAGATGCGGAGCCGTTGATTGCCGAGCACGCGCGCTGGGCGGTTGAACAAATCGAGGATTAA
- a CDS encoding cytochrome c, which yields MSLEPNKPFAETMDDAPPRSNYTAAPVLLIALFALMTFIGMAYLEDHGGEFNSQVYTPYVSYQEVKDHQIHDPLEDFRIAGGRIYSSTCAACHQASGSGSAAVNAPPLAGSEWVNAEGPNRVLRIVMNGLKGPVTVKGQQFGAGVMAAWKETYSDEQLAQILSYIRGNKDWGNNAPPITTEQVHAMREKLKTRSVQDAFTSDELLKIPEKD from the coding sequence ATGAGTCTCGAACCTAACAAACCATTTGCGGAAACGATGGACGACGCCCCACCGCGCTCGAACTATACGGCTGCGCCGGTATTATTGATCGCACTCTTCGCGCTAATGACCTTCATCGGCATGGCTTACCTTGAAGATCACGGTGGTGAATTCAACAGCCAGGTCTATACCCCCTACGTCTCCTATCAAGAGGTGAAAGACCATCAGATTCATGATCCGCTGGAGGATTTCCGCATTGCTGGCGGTAGAATTTATTCGTCCACTTGCGCTGCGTGTCATCAGGCCAGCGGTTCAGGTTCTGCGGCTGTTAATGCACCGCCGCTGGCTGGTTCCGAATGGGTCAATGCGGAAGGTCCCAATCGTGTATTGCGTATCGTGATGAATGGTCTCAAAGGGCCCGTCACGGTTAAAGGCCAGCAGTTCGGCGCAGGCGTGATGGCCGCGTGGAAAGAAACTTACTCCGACGAGCAACTCGCCCAAATTCTCAGCTACATTCGTGGCAATAAAGATTGGGGTAATAACGCACCGCCCATCACCACGGAACAAGTCCACGCCATGCGCGAGAAGCTCAAGACCCGCTCGGTCCAGGACGCTTTCACCTCGGACGAATTGTTGAAGATTCCTGAAAAGGATTAA
- a CDS encoding cbb3-type cytochrome c oxidase subunit II, with product MGTFFAMSASWLGFVLAPQLQLGNQAREESKVGDLYPSMRPGIARQGEQIYRANGCFYCHSQQVRPKGYGTDFERGWGGRHGVVQSVDEDYLYDEPAMLGTQRIGPDLANVGLRIGTNEAPILQHIYDPRSTMPGSLMPPYQYLFKKHKLGFNEHPSDDALPADKNTPAGYEIIPTENAHALVAYLMSLRSDAVLFETPPFPPPAKPKSASTNAPAAAATTNSAAK from the coding sequence TTGGGAACCTTTTTCGCGATGTCCGCCTCGTGGCTCGGCTTCGTGCTCGCGCCGCAGTTGCAGCTTGGCAATCAGGCCCGCGAAGAATCCAAGGTCGGCGATTTATATCCCTCGATGCGCCCCGGCATTGCGCGCCAGGGCGAACAAATTTATCGCGCCAACGGCTGCTTCTATTGCCACAGCCAGCAAGTTCGCCCAAAAGGTTACGGCACTGATTTTGAGCGTGGATGGGGTGGCCGTCACGGTGTCGTCCAGAGTGTTGACGAAGATTATCTCTACGACGAACCCGCGATGCTCGGCACGCAACGCATCGGCCCTGACCTCGCAAACGTCGGTTTGCGCATCGGAACCAATGAGGCTCCCATCCTGCAACATATTTACGATCCGCGCTCGACCATGCCCGGCTCGCTGATGCCGCCTTATCAATATTTGTTCAAGAAACACAAGCTCGGCTTCAACGAACATCCGTCTGACGATGCCTTGCCCGCGGATAAGAACACTCCGGCCGGTTACGAAATCATTCCGACTGAAAACGCGCACGCACTGGTCGCTTACTTGATGAGCCTGCGCTCTGACGCGGTGTTGTTTGAAACACCGCCTTTCCCGCCGCCGGCCAAGCCAAAAAGTGCCTCGACCAATGCGCCCGCTGCTGCGGCCACAACGAATTCCGCCGCCAAATGA